The following DNA comes from Thermovirga sp..
AGATCTCCCGCGACTTCCGTACCTCGAACAGGGCATCGGCCTCTTCCCTGGAAAAGCCCGCCTCCTCGATCCTTTTCGCGTCGTCAATCTGCCTGAGCCCGGCGTCACGACCCTTGCCCTAGACCTTGAATCCGCCCAGCAGGACGGCGGTCTGGGGTGTAAGCCCCAGGTGTCCCTGGACGATCATGGATTTTAGGCAATCGTTCCCTTTTTTTGCTATCATTTGTTTACCAGGGTGCCTTGAGTTGAACCGCCACCCTTTTCCCACGGAGGCGCCTGGTCGAGATTTTAAAGAGGGAGGTTTTACCATGAGACTAGGAAGGTTGATCACTGCGACCCTGCTGGCGGTGTTATGTGTCGCCTTTTTTGGGTCGGCGTCCCTGG
Coding sequences within:
- a CDS encoding 3-methyl-2-oxobutanoate hydroxymethyltransferase — encoded protein: MIAKKGNDCLKSMIVQGHLGLTPQTAVLLGGFKV